In bacterium, the following are encoded in one genomic region:
- a CDS encoding homocysteine S-methyltransferase family protein produces the protein MNILERLRSGEIVICDGAMGTLLQSRGLPLGVAPEEWNLSHPEVVAQIHREYLEAGAEIVETNTFGGNRLKLSLYNLADKVEEINREAVRIAREAVGDRAYVALSVGPTGRLLEPWGDLPFEEALKAYREQMASALKEGPDFAILETFSDLQEMRSAVLAAQEVGILPICTMTFEASGRTIMGISPEQAIEELMKLGVKIMGTNCGTGPEDMLNVVEKMARNRPEGVYLMAQPNAGVPKLVDGKTVFDATPEKMAEYAERYVKLGVNIVGACCGSTPAHIKAIRERVKK, from the coding sequence ATGAACATCTTGGAAAGACTTCGGAGCGGAGAGATTGTTATTTGTGATGGAGCGATGGGAACCCTCCTCCAATCGCGGGGTTTGCCCCTCGGCGTAGCTCCTGAGGAGTGGAATCTTTCCCATCCAGAGGTCGTCGCCCAAATCCATAGGGAATATCTTGAGGCTGGAGCGGAGATTGTGGAGACGAACACATTTGGAGGAAATCGCCTCAAGCTTTCCCTCTATAACCTCGCCGATAAGGTTGAGGAAATAAATAGGGAAGCCGTGAGGATAGCGAGGGAAGCGGTAGGGGATAGGGCTTATGTCGCGTTATCAGTTGGACCTACGGGAAGGTTGTTGGAGCCGTGGGGTGACCTTCCTTTTGAGGAAGCTTTGAAGGCTTATAGGGAGCAGATGGCTAGCGCCTTAAAGGAGGGACCGGATTTCGCTATCTTGGAGACCTTCTCAGACCTTCAGGAGATGAGGTCAGCTGTTCTCGCCGCTCAAGAGGTGGGAATCCTTCCCATCTGCACTATGACATTTGAGGCATCTGGTAGGACGATAATGGGTATTTCGCCCGAGCAAGCTATTGAGGAGCTAATGAAATTAGGGGTTAAGATAATGGGGACGAATTGCGGGACGGGACCGGAGGATATGCTCAATGTTGTTGAGAAGATGGCGAGGAATCGTCCGGAAGGAGTTTATCTCATGGCGCAGCCCAATGCTGGCGTGCCGAAATTGGTTGATGGGAAGACTGTATTTGATGCCACTCCCGAGAAGATGGCTGAATACGCGGAGAGGTATGTTAAGTTGGGAGTGAACATCGTTGGCGCCTGTTGCGGAAGCACCCCAGCCCATATAAAGGCGATAAGGGAGAGAGTTAAGAAGTAG